Proteins encoded within one genomic window of Microbacterium sp. zg-B185:
- a CDS encoding S8/S53 family peptidase produces the protein MADEPRIRPWREREAAGEPRGLVLDPKREPVPGLQAFATAYVPGHLLISGDAQEAGELLAEAGAELGWEIESEPIRRQDQAGGRLTRARIVQAPKVVRDDEPVPPVDAWRLLQQARRKAIEQQRAAEGGTKRPPSRGRSRESGERPPSEERARIKKEISSDASRDLERRREIAARGEVDGGDDPRLRGVGLDHVLTIDPIGVNPHGRTNPHGRTNPHGRTNPHGQTNPAGIDGYAYPGTGGLEVVTYLGPQPARLQPVAKNGRRPVIAFVDTGCGTIAGWLPAGAETPDDIVRRALKWPDSKGGVIGIDDPDTDPEVYGDQSGPLDGFLDPAAGHGTFVAGILRQVAPEANLISIRVADSNGTVIESELIDAIEDLAEWAAAGTKSDPHHIDVLNLSLGYYHETPEDGRFSVRLHEALCRLRARGCVVVCSAGNDATDRPTFPAALWAGSDAELNLREAGGLARHLAVGALNPQNTSVALYSNIGEWVTTYAPGTSVVSVFPHLEGGVQSGSKNDRLQRRRQSLDPDDYTGGFAIWSGTSFASPFVAATIARELGESLMAGGKLGTGAASPVQKALVEVDAIDKSRKTG, from the coding sequence ATGGCTGATGAGCCCCGGATCCGACCATGGCGAGAGCGGGAGGCCGCCGGCGAGCCGCGGGGGCTCGTCCTGGACCCGAAACGCGAGCCGGTTCCCGGGCTGCAGGCCTTCGCCACCGCCTACGTGCCCGGTCACCTGCTGATCTCCGGTGATGCGCAGGAGGCGGGAGAGCTGCTGGCCGAGGCGGGAGCGGAGCTGGGCTGGGAGATCGAGTCCGAGCCGATCCGCCGTCAAGATCAGGCCGGCGGCCGGTTGACGCGCGCTCGCATCGTGCAGGCGCCCAAGGTCGTGCGCGACGACGAGCCGGTCCCTCCGGTCGATGCCTGGCGTCTGCTGCAGCAGGCGCGTCGCAAGGCGATCGAGCAGCAGCGCGCGGCGGAGGGCGGGACCAAGCGACCCCCGTCGCGAGGGCGGTCGCGGGAATCGGGCGAACGGCCACCGTCGGAGGAGCGCGCTCGGATCAAGAAGGAGATCTCCTCGGATGCCTCCAGGGATCTGGAGAGGCGCCGCGAGATCGCCGCCCGCGGCGAGGTGGATGGGGGGGATGACCCGCGGCTGCGTGGGGTGGGGTTGGATCACGTGCTGACCATCGACCCGATCGGGGTCAACCCGCACGGCAGGACCAACCCGCACGGTCGGACGAATCCGCACGGTCGGACCAACCCCCACGGGCAGACGAACCCGGCCGGCATCGACGGATACGCCTATCCGGGCACGGGCGGGCTCGAAGTCGTCACCTATCTGGGCCCCCAGCCCGCCCGCCTGCAGCCGGTCGCGAAGAACGGGCGACGGCCTGTCATCGCGTTCGTCGACACCGGCTGCGGCACGATCGCCGGCTGGCTTCCGGCCGGCGCAGAGACCCCGGATGACATCGTGCGCCGCGCGCTGAAGTGGCCGGACAGCAAAGGCGGGGTGATCGGCATCGACGATCCGGACACCGACCCGGAGGTGTACGGCGACCAGTCCGGCCCGCTGGACGGGTTCCTGGATCCGGCTGCGGGGCACGGCACCTTCGTGGCGGGCATCCTCCGCCAGGTGGCACCGGAAGCGAACCTCATCTCGATCCGAGTCGCCGACAGCAACGGCACCGTGATCGAGAGCGAGCTGATCGATGCCATCGAGGATCTCGCGGAATGGGCCGCGGCGGGAACGAAGTCCGACCCGCACCACATCGACGTGCTGAACCTGTCGCTGGGGTATTACCACGAGACACCTGAGGACGGCCGATTCAGTGTGCGTCTGCACGAAGCACTCTGCCGCCTGCGCGCCCGGGGGTGCGTCGTGGTGTGCTCGGCAGGCAACGACGCGACCGACCGGCCCACCTTTCCGGCCGCGCTGTGGGCGGGAAGCGACGCCGAGCTCAACCTCCGCGAAGCCGGCGGGCTGGCACGCCACCTCGCGGTGGGCGCGCTGAACCCGCAGAACACGTCCGTGGCGCTGTACAGCAACATCGGCGAGTGGGTCACCACGTATGCGCCGGGAACCTCGGTGGTCAGCGTGTTCCCCCACCTGGAGGGGGGCGTGCAGTCCGGTTCGAAGAACGACCGCCTGCAGCGGCGCAGGCAGAGCCTGGACCCGGATGACTACACCGGCGGCTTCGCGATCTGGAGCGGGACCTCGTTCGCGTCCCCGTTCGTCGCCGCCACGATCGCCAGGGAGCTGGGGGAATCGCTGATGGCCGGCGGCAAGCTCGGAACGGGCGCCGCGTCGCCCGTCCAGAAGGCGCTGGTCGAGGTCGACGCGATCGACAAGTCGCGCAAGACCGGGTAG